The genomic stretch ATTTCACTGGCCGAGTGCGCCGACGCAACGCTGTTGAGGGCAGGGATCAAGGTTGCTGATCCAACACGTCATGAACGCGCCTCCGACCACTGTGCTTCCAACGGAGTCCCTTGAGGAGGCGGCACGGCACATGGCCGATGCCGGCGTTGGTGCCTTGCCTGTGGTAAACGGCGACGCAGTGATCGGAATCGTGACCGATCGAGACCTCGTGGTGCGGGCGATGGCCCGCAGGCTGCCACCGCGCACCCGGGTGGAAACGATCATGTCCCCGGCCCCCGCAACCGTGGAGGTCGACACTGCGGTTGCGGTCACCGTCATGAAAATGCGCGCGGCTCAGGTACGTCACCTCCCTGTGGTGGCGGAGGGACGTCTCATCGGCATGGTCTCCTTCGACGACCTGTTCTGGCGGCTGACCCAGGAACTGGCAGACCTGGCGGCCGTGGTCGATGCCGCCCGGAGAATCCCGGAGACCTTTCACGGCACGAGGAAGGCGCCGCTGCTGGACGGCTGAACGTATATCGCTTCAGCGCCTAACGCCCAACGCGATACGTACAAAACCTGTCAGTCGGCTCCTGGTCACTGCCTGACGGTGGCCTCGGTCCTGGTCGGGCTCTGACCGGACGGCCCCCATCAGGGCCATACGACCCCTGCCACCCGGGAACGGCCGGGTTGAGGATGGTAAACGGGACGCGATGCCGATCGAAGGGCGTGGGATCGGTGATTACACGAGTGCGGATGCCGCACCGGCACCTGACGCCGCCCGTCAAGCCTGGGCCGCCGCGCGAATCGCCGACGCCTCCCTCCCGGCAACCACAGCCGTTCGGCGGACGCTGGATGTTGTGGTGGATCCTGATGACGGTCCTCATGATCCTGCTGCTCTCGCGCGCGCGGTCCGGGCCGCACACGAGTTCACTCTCCTACAGCGACTTCGTCGGCAAGGTCGGTGCCAGCCAGGTGCAGACGGTCGATATCAACGACAAGGGTGCCGTCAGCGGCACCCTGAAGGACGGCACGAAGTTCACCACCCAGATCCCCACCGCTCTGGATACCGGGGCCCAGCTGCAGCAGCAGCTGACCTCGCACCACGTGCAGATCAAAGCCAGCAAGAGCGGCGGCGGTTCGGCATGGCTGTCCGTGCTCTTCTCGTTCCTGCCGTTCCTGTTGCTGATCGGCTTG from Streptomyces roseochromogenus subsp. oscitans DS 12.976 encodes the following:
- a CDS encoding CBS domain-containing protein; the encoded protein is MNAPPTTVLPTESLEEAARHMADAGVGALPVVNGDAVIGIVTDRDLVVRAMARRLPPRTRVETIMSPAPATVEVDTAVAVTVMKMRAAQVRHLPVVAEGRLIGMVSFDDLFWRLTQELADLAAVVDAARRIPETFHGTRKAPLLDG